DNA sequence from the candidate division WOR-3 bacterium genome:
TTTAAATTTTTAGAAATAATTATTTACTCTTCCTGGGTTCCTTTAATATTCCTTATTCCTTTAATACTTTCTTATTTGAATGTTTTTAAACTAAAAGGTATTAACTTGTTTTTTTTATATTTGAATTTTTTACTTTATATTCTATCATCAGGTTTACTTGGTATTTTTCTTTTTTATTTATTTGTAAAATTTTCACCTTTTTTAAAAAGAGAACTATTGCCCCTTTTTTATGGAGCATTATTTTCCATTTTCATATTCCTTTATTTTAAATTTTTAAAACCAGAGAGTTTCAAAATTTTTGATGCTAAAAGTATAGATGAGGCAATTCAGATTTTGAAAAAAGCTGGAACAATGTCTCCATATTTTTTGCCTTCTAACTGGTTTTTTTCAAGCTTTATTCTTATTAAAAATAACCTTTTAATTCTTTTACTTTTTTTAATTTTTAACTTCCTTCTATTCATTCTCCTTATTTCTTTGCCATTTGATGAGATATATCATAGAAAACTAACCCTAAAAGGGGGGAAAGGTGGAAGAAAATCTAAATTAATTTTCCTTCAGAAGGAATTAAAAAGTTTTTACAGAAATTACACCCAATTATCACAATTTCTTTTTCTAATTTTGCTATTTGTTTTATATGTTATCTCTGTTAGAGGTAAGGGAATAGGAATTGATTATCCTACTTTTCATATTTTAATAATTTACGCCAACTTTACTTTTGTTATATACCTTCTAATTACAATAGCAATTAGATTTATATACCCTGCGCCTTCTCTTGAAGAAAAAGGAATAACTATTTTTTATTATTCAGGACAGAATCTTTTTAAATTTTTTTACCTCCAACTTCTTTTATACTTCTTTTTATTGATTATTTTAGGTTATACTATATTTTTCTTAACGCATTTTTCCTTAAAAGTTAAATTTTTCAAGGATTTAACTTTACTTTTTATTATTATTTTGCCTTTGTTTGTTTTTATTTTAACCTTCATTTCACTATCAACCGGTTATATTTTACCCCAGTTTACTGAAAAAAATCCTACAAAAATTGCTTCAGGACCTGGTGCTTTTTTAACAGCGATAAGTTTAATCCTTTATCTTTTAGTTTCCATTTACATTCTCATACAAAAACCCCTTCATGGTTTCTATTATGTTTTAAAAAGTAATTTCTTTTTTGAAATTTTGCTCTTTTTAATTTTATCTTTTTTCCTGTTTATGATTTTTAAAATTATTTTAGAAGTAAAAATTAAAAAAATGGAGTTTTAAATTTTGGGAAGAATATTAGGAATTGATTATGGTGAAAGATTTGTTGGTTTTGCAATTTCAGATGAGAAAGAATGCATATCTTCTCCACTTTTTGAAATTGATAAAAGAAAAAAAAGTTTTAAAAAAACTATTAAAGAATTAATAGAGAAATATAAACCTTACTTAATTGTTTTTGGGGAACCTCGTTCTATTAAAGGAGAAGGTTTGAAACTTTCTGAAGAAATAAAAAAGGAAGGTGAAAAAATTGAAAAAGAATATCATATAAAGGTAGTTTACTGGGATGAATGGGAATCCTCTAAGCTTGCAAGGAAGCATAAAAAAAAGGAAATTCACTCAATATCAGCAGCCTATATATTGCAGGATTACCTAAATTTTAAGTATAATAAAAAAGACACAAAGAAGGAGGGTTAAATTCCCTATTAATTTTTTAGAGGAAACAAAAATGAAAATAACAAAACAGGAAGCCCTTGAGTATCATTCAAAAGGAAAAAAGGGAAAATTAGAAATAAAACTTACAAAACCCTGCGAAACTCAGAGGGATCTTTCTCTTGCTTATACTCCCGGTGTTGCAGAACCGTGTCTTGAAATAGAAAAAGATCCTTTACTTGCCTACGAATATACGGCAAAAGGTAATCTCGTTGCGGTTATTTCTAACGGAACTGCTGTATTAGGACTCGGGAATATTGGTGCACTTGCTGGAAAACCCGTTATGGAGGGAAAATGTGTTCTCTTTAAAAGATTTGCTGATGTTGATGCAATTGATATTGAAATTGATACTGAAGATGTGGAAGAATTTATAAGAACAGTTAAACTTATTTCCCCAACTTTTGGAGGAATAAATCTTGAAGATGTAAAGGCTCCCGAATGTTTTGAAATTGAGGAAAGATTAAAAGAAGAACTTGACATTCCTGTTTTTCATGATGATCAACACGGGACTGCTATAATTTCTGGGGCTGGTTTATTAAATGCACTTGAACTTACAGGTAAAAAAATTGACCAAATAAAGGTTGTGTTTAATGGAGCAGGAGCATCAGCTATTGCAACTGCAAAATTTTATTTACTTCTCGGCGTTAAGAAGGAAAACCTTATTATATGTGATACAAAGGGTGTTATTTATAAGGGAAGAAAAGAAGGAATGAATAAGTATAAAGAAGAGTTTGCTCAGGATACAGACAAAAGAACCCTTGCAGAAGCCCTTGAAGGAGCTGATGTTTTTGTTGGACTTTCAATCGGGAATGTTGTTACAAAAGAAATGGTTAAAAAAATGGCAGATAAACCAATAATTTTTGCAATGGCAAATCCTATACCAGAAATAAGTTATGAAGATGCAAAAGAGGCAAGACCAGATGCAATTGTTGCCACTGGAAGAAGTGATTATCCAAATCAAGTTAACAATGTTCTTGGTTTTCCTTTTATTTTTAGAGGAGCACTTGATGTGAGAGCAAGAAAAATCAATGATGAGATGAAACTTGCTGCTGCAAAAGCTCTTGCTGAACTTGCTAAAGAAGATGTACCTGATTCAGTTGCAAAAGCGTATGGAGTAAAAAGGATTGAGTTTGGGAAAGATTATATAATTCCAAAACCACTTGATCCACGGGTTTTATTCTGGGAAGCACCAGCTGTTGCAAAGGCTGCAATGGAAACTGGTGTTGCAAGATTAAAAATTGATATTGAAGAATACAGGGAAAAATTAAAGGAAAAAGTAATGAAAGGTGGAAGAGTAATGCACATTATTATTCAGGAAGCAAAAAGGAAATTAACAAAAATTGCTTATGCTGAAGGGGAACATGAAAAAATAATAAGAGCATGCAGCATTGTATCAAATGATGGAATTGCTTTTCCAGTTTTACTTGGTAGAAAAGAAATAATTGAAGAGAAAATAAAAAACTTAAAATTAAACTTCGAATACGAAATAATTGATCCCGTCTTATCTCCAAAAAGGGAAATTTATGCTGAAAAACTTTTTAAAATAAGGGAAAGAAAAGGAGTTACAAAACAGTGGGCATACTTTTCTCTTTCCAATCCTATTGTTTTCGGTTCTATGATGGTTCATGAAGGTGATGCACACGGTCTTATAGCAGGACTTACAATGGATTATGCAAATGCCTTAAAACCAATACTTCAGATTATAAAAACTGAGGAAAACACAAAAACTGTAGCTGGATTATATATTGTTTTGATTGAAAACGAAGTATTTTTATTTGCCGATGCAACAATAAACATAAATCCTGATCCTGAGACTCTTGCAGAGATAGCTTCTCTTACAGCTAATTTTGCAAAAGATCTGGGAATAGAACCCAAGATAGCATTTCTATCTTTCTCAAACTTTGGTAGTGTTAGGGTAAAGGAAGCAGAAAAGGTAAGTGAAGCAGTTAAAATTTTCAAGAGAAAATATCCTAATATCATTGCAGAAGGTGAAATGCAAGCTGATACTGCTCTTGTGCCTGAAATTATTGAAGAATTCTATCCCTTTTCAGAGTTAAAGGAAAGGGCAAATATTTTAATTTTCCCAAATCTTGATGCTGCTAATATTTCATATAAAATACTTCAGAGACTTGGAAATGCCCAAGTTATAGGTCCAATTCTTCTTGGAACAAAAATGGCTACCTGTGTATTGCAGAAAGGTGATGATGTTCAAGATATCGTGAATATGACAGCTGTTGTTGCAAGAGATGCCCAGAAGAAGCTCAAACTTTAAATGAAACCAATTAAATTAAGTGTTAATGTTGATCACATTGCTACTTTAAGAGAAGCAAGAAAAGAAAAATTTCCTGATCCTCTTTTAGCAGCTATTATTGCAGAACAAGCAGGTGCAAGTGGGATAACCTGTCATATAAGATTAGATAGAAGACATATAAAGGAGGAAGATGTTGAAAGATTAAAAAAACATATTTCAGGGGAACTGAATTTAGAAATGTGTGTGGATTTTGTTAATTTTGCTTTAAAAGTGAAACCTCACTGGGTAACAATTGTTCCGGAAAGGGAGGGTGAAATAACTACAGAAGGTGGTCTTGATCTCAAAAAAATGAAGGATGAATTAAAAGAACCAATCAAAAAACTAAAAGAAAATGGTATAAATGTTAGTCTTTTTATAGAACCGGATGAGGAAATGATAAAAATTGCAAAAGAACTGGGTGCTGATGCTGTTGAACTTAATACAAATTCCTATGTAAAATCTCATGGAGAAAATAGAGAAAGAGAAATAGAGAGGCTTAAAACCAATGCTAAATTTGCCCATTCTTTAGGTCTTAAAGTTCGAGCAGGACATGGACTTACTCGTCAGAATTTAATTCCACTTCTTGAAATTGAGGAAATTGAAGAAGTCTCCATTGGTTTTGCAATTATTGCAGATAGTGTTCTATCAGGTTTATACAATGTTGTAAAAGAATACAGGGAAATTCTTATGCGGAAAGGTATTTAATTTGAGAATTTTTTATTGTTATGTAACTTTTTTATTTTTTTTATTATTTAGTTGCATTAAATTTGTAAAAATAGAAAATCCTGAAGAAAAATTTTTTTATCTTTTAAAAAAGAATCATAAAGGTAAAATTAAATTTATAAAATCAAAAGGGGATTTAATTTTAGAAAATGATTTTTACTACAAAGGGAAATTTAAATTTGAATCCGATTCTTTAAACTCTTCTCTTATCCTTTACTCACCTTTTGGTTCAGACAAAATTGAAGGAGAACTTAAAGATAATATCTTGTTATTTATAAAAATTTTTTTCTCTCCCCTTGACTATATTTCTAACATAAAAATAATCAAGGCTTTCCAAAAAGAAAAAAAAGAGATTTTTAAACTTGAAGGCGGTATAGAAATAGTTTTCGACGAAAATGAAAAAATAAAGGAAATTAAATTACCTGAATTAAAAATAATGATTGTATGGGAAAAGGATTTACCTTATAATATAAAGATGGTAACACAGAATGCTAAAATTATTATAAAAATTGACAAAATGGATATAGGTTTTAAAAATGGAAAAAATTCAGATTTTTAAAATTTTTGAAGAAAAAGAAGAATACTGGAATCCAATTGAAATTGCCAAAATAGAGGATGTTGCTGTTAGGGTAGCAAAAATCCAGGGTGAATTTCCCTTTCATACACATACAGAAGGAGATGAGTTATTTATTGTATTAAAGGGTGAAATTTTTATTGATACAGAAGAAAGAACATATAATTTAAAAGAAGGAGAAGGAATTTTGGTAAAAAAAGGAATAAGACACAGATCAAGAGCAAACATTCCTTCTATAATTATGCTTGTAGAACCTAAAAGACTTGTAACTAAACCTAAAATTGATTAAGTATTTGCACTTTTTTTTAGATTTTTTAAAGTATCAAAAAAATTATTCTGAGCACACATTAAAATCCTATGAGAAGGATATAACTTTATTTTTTGATTATGCAAAGGAAAAATATAACATTTTTGAACCAGAAAAAATTGAAACCTTTCATTTAAGAGAATATTTTGCAGATCTTTTAAAATACGGGTATAGAAAAAAATCAATAGCAAGAAAAATATCTTCTTTAAAAGTTTTTTACAGGTTCTTATTAAAAGAAAAAATAATAAAAGAAAATCCTTTAAAGGGTATTCATATTCCGAAACTGGAAAAAGAATTACCACAAACTATTCCTGAGGAAATTATAAAAAATGTTCTTGAAAAATGGGAACCTGAAGATTTTATTGATTTCAGAAATAAATTAATTATTGAATTTTTATATGGTTTGGGGATAAGAGCAAGTGAACTGATTGATATTAAAATTTCTGATATTTCCATAGGACTTAAAGAAATAAGAATAAAAGGTAAGGGAAATAAAACAAGAATAATACCTGTTCCAGAATTACCTTTTAAGTTTCTTTTAAATTTTTTGGAAATTAGAAAAAAATATGGAATAGAAAGTATATTTTTATTCACTACAAAGAAAGGGAGGAAATTGTCATATCCAGCTTTAAGAAAAATTGTAAATGAGATTTTTATAAAAAGAGCAAATATTTCTGGAATTCATCCCCATCTTCTGAGACATGCTTTTGCAACACATCTTCTTGACCATGGTGCTGACTTAAAGAGCATCCAGGAGCTTTTAGGTCACTCCTCTCTTTCAACAACAGAAATTTACACAAACCTTTCCTTAAGGGAAATAAAAAGAATTTATAAAAAAACTCATCCAAGAGAAAAATTAAATGAAAATTATAGAACTTAAAGAAGTTTTTTCAACACAGGATTATATAAAAAAATACATTTCAGAAAAAAAGGAAAAAATTTTTGTCTTTGCAGAGAAACAAATAAAAGGAAAAGGAAGAGGAAATAGATTATTTTATTCACCTGTGGGGGGTCTATATTTTTCTTTTTATTTACCAGATATTGAAGATGAAAAGCATATTTTTTTAATAACATCTGTTTCAGCATTTACTTTTATAGAAGAAAAAGTTAAAGAGTTTAATTTAAAACCTTATATAAGAATTCCTAATGATATTATGATAAATAAGAAAAAGGTTTGTGGTATTTTAATTGAAAAATCAGAAAATAAATTTATATGTGGAATTGGTATAAATGTTAATACAACTTTTTTTCCTTCAGATTTAAAGGAGGCAAGTTCCCTTTATCTTTTAACAGGAAAAAAATTTAATTTAAAAAAATTTAAAAAAGATATAATTGAAAAAATTGAAGAAATATCCTCTCTTACCTATGAAGCTCTTTATAAAAGATATTCAGAAAATATCACAATTAGTAAAAAAATTGAATTTCTATATGACAACCAAATTTTTAGAGGTGTATTGAATGAAATAAAAAATGATTTTGTGATAAGTGTTTCAATAAATGATAAAGTTTTAGATTTTCCTCTTTTTGAAATTTTCAATTTCAGAGAAATTGATGAATAAGGTGATATGTATTGATATAGGTAATAAGAATATTAAGATAGGAACATTCAAAAATTTAAAGGAAAAGCCAGAAGTTTTTATAGATAAAAAAGAAAATTCTTCAAAAATAATTGAAAAATTAATAAACAAATATGGGAATTTAAAAATTTATGGAATATCAGTTGTCCCTTTTATTAAAGAAAAGCTAATGGAAAAATTCAAAATTAAATTTTTTGAAAATAATGATTTTAAAGAAATTAAAAATCCTTACATAGATAAAGAGAAACTGGGAATTGATAGAATAGTTAATGTTTATGCTGCTATAAATTTATTTAAAAAAGATGTCATTGTTATTGATTTTGGAACTGCTATAACAATAGATGTAGCATTCAAAAATGGTGACTTTAAGGGAGGATTAATAATACCATCACCAAAAACTCAGTTGGAAGTATTAAGTAAAAAAACGGCTCTTATTAAAATGGATGAAATTTATAAAGGTCTTAAAATTATAGGAAAAAGCACAGAAGAATGTGTGAGTTTTGGTATAAAAAATGTCACAATATTTGGAATTAAAGGAATTTTAGATATGATAAAAAGAAAATATAGGAAAAATTTTAAAATTATAATAACAGGTGGAGATGCTTTTATTTTCAAAAAATACTTAAAAAATACTTTACTCTTTCCCTATTTAACTCTTTATGGAGTATATATAAAATTATTGAGATATGAAAATAATCACAAACTCTCCTCTTGAAACCTTTGAACTTGGTAAAAAAGTTGGAGAAAATATAAAAGCACCTATATCTCTTTTAATTGAGGGTTCTCTTGGGTCCGGTAAAACAACTTTTATAAGGGGTGTATTATCTTATTTTGGTTATGATATAGTAAGGAGTCCTTCTTTTCTTTATGTTTATGAATATAAAATTCCGGAGGGAAAAATTTATCACCTTGATTTATATAGAATTGAGATTGAGGATATTGATAAAAAATTAAATTTATCAGAGATTATGGATGAAAAATCTATTTTTCTTGTTGAATGGCCTTTTAAAGTTAGGAATTTAAATTTTCCAAATTCTTATGAAGTAAGGATAAATGTTATTAGTGATACCAAAAGAGAGTTTATAAGTGATTTTTTTAAATTTATAAAAATATGATTTATATAATTCCTTTGAATTCAATTGATATTGATTTTCTGGAAAGGGTTAAAATTTTTGTTGAAGAAGTTTATAAAGAAAAAATATTAATAGAAAAGGAAATAAAATTCCCTGATAGCTGTTTTAATTCATTAAGAAATCAGTATGATGCTGAATGTGTTTTAGGTAAACTAAAGTCTTATGAGAATTCTTATACTTTATATATAACTGATAATGATCTTTATGTAAAGGGTTTAAATTTTATT
Encoded proteins:
- the ruvX gene encoding Holliday junction resolvase RuvX, with protein sequence MGRILGIDYGERFVGFAISDEKECISSPLFEIDKRKKSFKKTIKELIEKYKPYLIVFGEPRSIKGEGLKLSEEIKKEGEKIEKEYHIKVVYWDEWESSKLARKHKKKEIHSISAAYILQDYLNFKYNKKDTKKEG
- a CDS encoding NADP-dependent malic enzyme; this encodes MKITKQEALEYHSKGKKGKLEIKLTKPCETQRDLSLAYTPGVAEPCLEIEKDPLLAYEYTAKGNLVAVISNGTAVLGLGNIGALAGKPVMEGKCVLFKRFADVDAIDIEIDTEDVEEFIRTVKLISPTFGGINLEDVKAPECFEIEERLKEELDIPVFHDDQHGTAIISGAGLLNALELTGKKIDQIKVVFNGAGASAIATAKFYLLLGVKKENLIICDTKGVIYKGRKEGMNKYKEEFAQDTDKRTLAEALEGADVFVGLSIGNVVTKEMVKKMADKPIIFAMANPIPEISYEDAKEARPDAIVATGRSDYPNQVNNVLGFPFIFRGALDVRARKINDEMKLAAAKALAELAKEDVPDSVAKAYGVKRIEFGKDYIIPKPLDPRVLFWEAPAVAKAAMETGVARLKIDIEEYREKLKEKVMKGGRVMHIIIQEAKRKLTKIAYAEGEHEKIIRACSIVSNDGIAFPVLLGRKEIIEEKIKNLKLNFEYEIIDPVLSPKREIYAEKLFKIRERKGVTKQWAYFSLSNPIVFGSMMVHEGDAHGLIAGLTMDYANALKPILQIIKTEENTKTVAGLYIVLIENEVFLFADATININPDPETLAEIASLTANFAKDLGIEPKIAFLSFSNFGSVRVKEAEKVSEAVKIFKRKYPNIIAEGEMQADTALVPEIIEEFYPFSELKERANILIFPNLDAANISYKILQRLGNAQVIGPILLGTKMATCVLQKGDDVQDIVNMTAVVARDAQKKLKL
- a CDS encoding pyridoxine 5'-phosphate synthase, whose translation is MKPIKLSVNVDHIATLREARKEKFPDPLLAAIIAEQAGASGITCHIRLDRRHIKEEDVERLKKHISGELNLEMCVDFVNFALKVKPHWVTIVPEREGEITTEGGLDLKKMKDELKEPIKKLKENGINVSLFIEPDEEMIKIAKELGADAVELNTNSYVKSHGENREREIERLKTNAKFAHSLGLKVRAGHGLTRQNLIPLLEIEEIEEVSIGFAIIADSVLSGLYNVVKEYREILMRKGI
- a CDS encoding cupin domain-containing protein, with amino-acid sequence MEKIQIFKIFEEKEEYWNPIEIAKIEDVAVRVAKIQGEFPFHTHTEGDELFIVLKGEIFIDTEERTYNLKEGEGILVKKGIRHRSRANIPSIIMLVEPKRLVTKPKID
- a CDS encoding tyrosine-type recombinase/integrase — its product is MHFFLDFLKYQKNYSEHTLKSYEKDITLFFDYAKEKYNIFEPEKIETFHLREYFADLLKYGYRKKSIARKISSLKVFYRFLLKEKIIKENPLKGIHIPKLEKELPQTIPEEIIKNVLEKWEPEDFIDFRNKLIIEFLYGLGIRASELIDIKISDISIGLKEIRIKGKGNKTRIIPVPELPFKFLLNFLEIRKKYGIESIFLFTTKKGRKLSYPALRKIVNEIFIKRANISGIHPHLLRHAFATHLLDHGADLKSIQELLGHSSLSTTEIYTNLSLREIKRIYKKTHPREKLNENYRT
- a CDS encoding biotin--[acetyl-CoA-carboxylase] ligase, with the translated sequence MKIIELKEVFSTQDYIKKYISEKKEKIFVFAEKQIKGKGRGNRLFYSPVGGLYFSFYLPDIEDEKHIFLITSVSAFTFIEEKVKEFNLKPYIRIPNDIMINKKKVCGILIEKSENKFICGIGINVNTTFFPSDLKEASSLYLLTGKKFNLKKFKKDIIEKIEEISSLTYEALYKRYSENITISKKIEFLYDNQIFRGVLNEIKNDFVISVSINDKVLDFPLFEIFNFREIDE
- a CDS encoding type III pantothenate kinase, giving the protein MNKVICIDIGNKNIKIGTFKNLKEKPEVFIDKKENSSKIIEKLINKYGNLKIYGISVVPFIKEKLMEKFKIKFFENNDFKEIKNPYIDKEKLGIDRIVNVYAAINLFKKDVIVIDFGTAITIDVAFKNGDFKGGLIIPSPKTQLEVLSKKTALIKMDEIYKGLKIIGKSTEECVSFGIKNVTIFGIKGILDMIKRKYRKNFKIIITGGDAFIFKKYLKNTLLFPYLTLYGVYIKLLRYENNHKLSS
- the tsaE gene encoding tRNA (adenosine(37)-N6)-threonylcarbamoyltransferase complex ATPase subunit type 1 TsaE, whose product is MKIITNSPLETFELGKKVGENIKAPISLLIEGSLGSGKTTFIRGVLSYFGYDIVRSPSFLYVYEYKIPEGKIYHLDLYRIEIEDIDKKLNLSEIMDEKSIFLVEWPFKVRNLNFPNSYEVRINVISDTKREFISDFFKFIKI